TGTACAACTACAATAACAACCATAACAAAACCGTTTGTTACGTCACTACACTGTAAAATCACATGAAGTCCTTCTATTCCCTGATTAAAATGCATTAGCGAATCATTCATAtagataaataatataaaaaaaaagttactgacAATGTCTCATCATCTCCCTGTTGACACAGAACTAATGTCTTACAgatgaatattttcttggagtctCACCGAGTTGTAGCTGCCGTATCCGCCGTGAAAGGTGTTTCCATTGTTGGTACCAATCACACCTTTGTTGTCGCTGTAAACTCCAATGCTTCCCGACACGGTCTTCGTGTTAGTATTGGTGTGTTGATGATGCTGACTATGATGATTGTTCCACCAAGCGTGACATGATGACGTCAGAACCAACAGACCGATAAACAGCATTTTTCCCCTCATGGCGTTCGTCCTTCAGACAAAACAATATTCTAAACATCGTACATGTGAACAGTGAGCAGCACAGTGAACACACAAGACATTGTTAGACACGACTTTCAGTTCAAACTgtcaaacagaaacaaagtgTTGTGTGCAAGTCACATGTGATTTGTTGTGTGAAGCACGTGACTGTCACATGCTGACTGCGTGTAgcgtggtgtgtgtttgtgtttgtgtttgtgtgtttgtgagcgtgTGCGCGCTGCTCATGAGAAAATATCAACACGCTGCAGTTAAGTAAATCGCAAATAAACTCTCAAAGCAGTCCGAGCCATCGACCTCAGGCTAAGACAGTCGTAAGGGGGTCCGACTGACTTCTCTTTGCCACTACCCAtgactgttgtttgtgtgtacatcaGTTTACAACCAACTTCAAGTACAGACACAAGTCTAACCCCTGATATCATCAATGATTCTGGATACGCCGATTCCTTAGAAATGACCAGACAAGACCTGAGGTTATCCATGGTCTGTGGATACGTCACGGATCAGCCTCTCTCTCAACATCGTCATGCTTGTCAGCGATGACACCGAGAGCGAACACCTTTTACTTATTCCTACAAAAGGTAACTGTGTAAAGACGTAAAGGCACTAAGCCTCCCTAATGATTCATTCAGGTGAATGTTTGAAGGAAAAGCGAGTCAAGTGAGACGGTGTCATGCAATGATAAACATCAACGGCCTCTGTCCTCCCTGATTCAAATTGTAGGTTGCGAATGGATCGTTTACTTAAAATTGTGTCTGAAGAAAGGTCTTGGCCCTCCATAGAACTGACCAAACTTTCCGCCTTTCACGTCAAGCGATCTGAAAAACACTCTAAACCCTCGTCGGCAGACCACATGGACAAGAAATTATTTGGACCAATGGTGGAGCTGACGACTCATTTAGCAAGAAAACTATCGGAGGATGCACACACTCAGAATACTCAACAATTTGAGATCCTACCTTAACGACAGCTGTCACAATTCTGTACAACAGGATGTATAGTGATGTGGATCACTGAATACTGTCCAAAACTTTCAAGTATTTCTGTATCCGTGATTGAAGGCAAAAGTAGTGTCTGTTGTACTGTAGCCTTTTAGGAAACCTGCTGGAGCTTCTGGGATGTTCATTATCTTTACAGAACTTGGTCAAAGCTTTATTAATAATGCTGCTGTACAGTTTGCtaataatgtttacaagtgAAATCCCTCTCGAGTTATTTCTTTACTCTTAACACCTTTATTGTGTAGACGAAAAATCGCTACAGTGGACGAACACTCGGGATATGTACCAGACACTCTATTAAAGAGGAGGTGTACAAATCTCATGAGGATGTTATGTGAAGTTTTTAAAACAGGTCAGAGGGCAAACATCAGGTCCcgttgttttttgctttttttagcCAACGAATAGCTTCAAGTATTCCCGAGTTGGAAATTCCCTCTACTAAGCTAGAGCTCACACTATTTAGACATTTCTCACAGTTCCCATTATTACGATCAAGTAATGAACTATCAACCTCTATGTCAAAGTCCGTGTCACACGATGTTTGTGTTATGTTCAGGACATCTCTAAAGTAATCAGACCATGATATGGGCtacttcattgtcatcattatgaGAGTTCGTTGTCAGAGTTTTCACTTTGTCAACATGTTCTATCATTGAATCATGACATGCGGAGGTCAGGTCATTAGTTATATGCTTATTTTTCTCCTGGTTTTGCTCTTACAAACTTTTAAAGGAAGCTGAGGTCATTTTGTAGGTCAGGCTGTGTTTTTCCACCTAAATATTCTGAACTGTTTGAGTCTGATGTgtttcgcacgtgctcagtccgtGTGCTTGTGGCTGTGGCTGAACCCGAGGTGCTTGTGCAGTGTCCTTTGACTTCATTTTCATTAGAAAATGTGTCTTTCAGGGGTTGTCAATGGCTGTGAGGTCTTTTAgtacacatttatatttatttctttagagaactgacaatattttttaaagtccacaaaaaaaaacttgtaattaTCTTGGTCTTtattaaagaaacaatttaatTACGAGCccatgaaatatttgtgtgattACATCGCTAGAATATCATCAGCAGCACGTGTGTCCATCGTCGCACTAAGTTCTACAGAAGGACGAGTACACACCTCCAAGTTTCAAAGGTTAACGTCCAGCTTACCTGTCTAACTCACCTGTCCGAGAGATCGTCGTCAAAGTCGGGAACGTTGAGCGGTAAGACAACGAAAGGTGATGGTTTGAAGATGACAATAAATACACATGGCGACGGTGCATTCAGTGATGTGATTGGTCAGTCTCCCTGTCAATCTCCATCTGTGAATGTGTGGCTTGTACCCAAAATATTCACAAGACAACAACTGCCACAACTTCTGTTCTACTGGCAGTACTGTGACACATTAACGAGGCAAAGGTCAGCTGACTGAACCTTCCATACATATCTGTGTGGGAATACTAGGATTATAGCTATCTCGTGTGCCACGCACCTTGATGCATGCCTGAGAGCGAGGTTGAGATGATAGTCAGTCGAACACAGATGACTGGGACTGTGGGCTGTGGGTGGGTCTGTCTTCAGCAGCCTTTCATTGTTGTTCTTCTGTCAATGACTCGTACATCCGTAAAGTAGATTGGAAGTCACAGCTGACAGTAACAGGTGACAGTTACAGGTGACAGTAACAACTGACAGTAACAACTGACATAACAGTTGACAGTAACAACTGACAGTAACAGGTGACAGTAACAACTGACAGTAACAGTTGACATAACAACTGACAGTAACAACTGACAGTAACAGTTGACATAACAACTCACAGTAACAACTGACAGTAACAGTTGACAGTAACAGGTGACAGTAACAACTGACAGTAACAGTTGACAGTAACAGGTGACAGTAACAACTGACAGTAACAGCTGACAGTAACAACTGACAGTAACAACTGACAGTAACAACTGACAGTACAATAGGAAAGTAACTGTGGACGCTAGTACAATCTTGAGATGCTGACTGTAGGGTGTGTATAGAGTCCAAGTGATGCTGTCCACACTGTCACTAATTATCTTCCCCTCGTTCACCCTGCGTGGGGTCAGAAACCTATTTACACTGTCATTGTGGGTCAGTGTGTACGTGGGCAAAAGCTGCTTCAACAACGAATGTCACAAGCAGATTTCTtaggttcgtatctcggctctGGCATACTTTTCTGTCGATGTGACACCTGCTTACAGAGGTGACTGCCGGCGTTtttcttggtcatgatgctgcgtGTTATAAGTTCcctttgctattattattattgttgttattgttgttaataaCAAGCTATGTAAGTATTCACTGTTATCTGTTAATGCAGCTTGTATACTCCTATCCtaaacacgatgaaccactcacatttACTTCCCTTTCAACCATGATACTGTTGACTTCTTAGCATTTTACAGTTTAGTACAAAATATTGCCGAGAAGCAAAGAAATCTTAGCTTCCACAACACACACCATATCGTTTCCTTACAAGTGACATCAAAGTAAGTAAAAAACTTTTtggcaaaaacaaaatggcGGACACGTGATGTGCAGCAGGTGACCACGCAGTCCTACTACAGTGACCACGCCATGCTGAGGTTGTGGTAGGCAAAGACCAATGGCCTCACTTGTACTAATGTTCTGTGGACTtgttatttctctctgtctctctctgtgtctgtctctatctctgtctctcataaGCTTTAAGACAAATCTGTGTCATTTTCTGCTCATGAAATTATTTGCCCGATAACTTAGATGGCGCCTCTGTCTCAAccttcaaatttattttttgaaaacgTGTTTGCTTGTAAAGCACTGCTTGTAATTtaacattgtttacattgtttgtcTGAGTACAATAACAAGTATTTCAGACTGGAAAGGTCAGCTGTTCATCTTGTTTTATTCCTGTAGTCGCGCGGTTATCCAACGgtggggcgcgacgtgcttacaaggggggagCCAAGGtggttattttaaaaagtttctgatacatataccggtattagtgaaattagcttacattgctggttacggggggcgcgcggacgtacctttgttcgtcaggggggcgtcacaagtaaaaggttgagaactgctGCTGTAGTCAGTGATTGAAAATGTGTGCAGCTAATAAACTGATAACACACACTTGATAACAACTAGTTATTGTTACTACACTCGATATGTGCTCTTTGGTGTTTAGTGGTATTTGATATGGATATCTTATCACGAAGGCTTGAGATATTGTGTCACGTGAAGTGATATTGTGTCGTGTACATTGAtactgtgtcacgtgatgtgataTTTAGCGGATGACGTGTCGTGATGTTGTGTCAAGTGACGTGCTAGTGTGTCATGTACTGTGATTTGATACTGTGTCACGTACTGTGACATGTCATACACTCTGTGAAACAGTTTGCAGATCTTGTTGTCTGGCACAACTGACAAACACTCTACACAGGTGTGTTCTGTAACCATATTTGACACTTTACCTGATCTTCTGTCTCCACACATAAGCTCAGTAACCAAATCCACAGAAAttttaaagacaagaaacattttattgctgAAGGCCAGAAGCTAAGGTCATCATGTGAGTTCAAGGAGAGGACCTTAGGTCAGGTTAAGGACAGTAGAAAGCAGCAAACACGTCTGAGTGTGAAGATGGTGTTGATATTGGTGACGACATTTTCAGCAGCAGACGAGGATCGTATTCAaacacaagtcacgtgacagtctggGTGTAGAGGCGACCTTGCGTGACCTGCTTCAAGACCAAGTGGTGTTCAGGAGCCTCACTAGTTGCTTGCCAACGATCAGATCGTCTCCGTCACTTCCTTGTGGTCCTGCTGTATCCAAACAGTTCTCTTACATCAGCTTGTCCTGTTTCTGgtaaaaacatttgtgttttaaattcGTAACATTATAATTTTGATAGGATGGTGTATGTGAGAATAATGTGCTCAGGTAAAGAAGGAAAGGTGATGATCCTCTGGCTAAGAAGACGACAACAACCAGTCAGCTGTCAGTCAACTCACCCTGACTTcaaacacctgtacaggtgcaGGTAAGAGAAGTTTAGGTTATGAGCAATACGCATGAGCCACAAAACGATAGTAAGAAAGAACCACAAGAgttcagtttctttttccatcaagagaaaa
This sequence is a window from Pomacea canaliculata isolate SZHN2017 linkage group LG5, ASM307304v1, whole genome shotgun sequence. Protein-coding genes within it:
- the LOC112565279 gene encoding uncharacterized protein LOC112565279 produces the protein MHRRHVYLLSSSNHHLSLSYRSTFPTLTTISRTGELDRTNAMRGKMLFIGLLVLTSSCHAWWNNHHSQHHQHTNTNTKTVSGSIGVYSDNKGVIGTNNGNTFHGGYGSYNSDVFSVNTGTQNMGSETKRNVKAKQDKLR